The Cydia amplana chromosome 1, ilCydAmpl1.1, whole genome shotgun sequence DNA segment ACTATAAGTATTCTAAATTGACATGGAAAAAGGTGGCGTCAATTCGAAATTTTAGTGTGGCGCAATAACATTTGAAAGATACGAAAATCTTCAAAACGTTTTTATCGGACTATTCATTATAATACAATGGTGCTTACCTTAAATTGATATGTATCGTTCTaggttttttttcttcaattttataatacataattgtgGAGTAAAGCCCTTAACTTCTAATTTTGTATTTGACTATCCTGCCTCTAGCGTATGCCATGCCAAACATCGGCAGACATTTTGAAAGCAGCTAATCCTTTCAATTGTTTCCtactttacatttttaaaatgctCAATTTTTATTTATCGCGAGCTAAGCTATATTTCAATACAAAGCCCAagcatttaattactatttaaaataaatatgtacaattaaTTACTAAAACTCTCATTGcatgatataaaattaaaacctaACTACAGAATGGACTGAATTTCATAATTCTCGCATAGAagaatatttgaatttttaCAAGAAATTTATCTACATTGAAGAAAATGGAAGGACCCTGTTGCTGACCTGGCCTATAATCAGTGTAAAGGTCATGTCTTTGGATACCTCTAGACAAATAtagacatttaaaaataatctcCTTATATGTGTAGATTCTTCACTTGAATTGTTTTAAATCGAAGAGCCCAGGCGTCAAACTACAATTTAAAGagaataattttagattattttagaattattttagagaattttgacgactggtctggcctagtgggtagtgaccctgcctgtgaagccgcggtcctgggttcgaatcccagtaagggcatttatttgtgtgatgagcacagatatttgttcctgagtcttggttgttttctatgtatttatgtatttgtatattatatatatcgttgtctgagtacccacaacacaagccttcttgagcttactgtgggacttagtcaatctgtgtaagaatgtcctataatatttatttatttatttataattctgTAGAAACAGATATGCAAATGATTGTGATGTCAATCAAGGTAGGTGTCAAAGTAGTATATGGTTAAACatatgtaaaagtaaatattttgtgaCCGGATCTATACCATTATCTTTTACAAACCTGCACTAACTTCTGTTTATCAATAAGTTGattaagataatataatatgacatatttattatatcaagGTCATATTTCGTACTATAAGTAATTGGTACTATTATAACTTTTAGTACTAAACGTATGTAACGTCCAGTAATGAACGGTCCATggtttaaatatttaactagTTATAAGCTATAGGAAAATTGAAAAGGAACACACATGAGTAGGCAACTTTTGCTTGTTGTCGATGTCCAAATTTGTCTAGAATATCCattacaaaacatacagcaaGTCGAAAAAACGTAAGAAACTTGGTCTTACGATCTTTGGACTAAGCCTTAGTAAATAAACTAAGACTGGACTGAGCGAGGTATAAGATTTAAGGAAATAAACTCCTGGTAACAAGTTGTTTTGACGCGTGATAAGGAAGTTCCGTAATGatagtaatattattaaaagtatAATATCACTAAACAATCTAGTTAATCATTTCATTAACGAAGTCACGCGACAAAACTTTGAAGACACGAATTTGATGGAACTGTCGTCAAAATTACCTTTATCCTGAAGTAAATGTACTATAATGATTGCTAAACTTTGATGACGAGACAAACGATTACTGctattttttttcagttttagtgAATTTCCAAATTGACcttcatattatatttatagaaaacgttgtacctattttatgattttattatgCCAATTATCTTAATTTTATTAGTGAATTAAAATACTGTAGGTTATATGGTGTTAAATATAAGACTTATTTTCAAAATCGTAGATAGTTATATCCGACAGTCTCATCAAACCCCATAATCTACTTAAAACAAAACGATTGCACGTAAAAAAAGCCTACTAAAAATCATTGTGTCGCTTCAGCGGTGTGATAATGTGATGGGTGGTAGCGCCAAACCTGAGGAGGGGAGTACTCCACGGGTACTTCTTGAGCCGTTCCGCCAGCGCCCCACATGAGGACAGTCTGTCTGGGCACCTCCGCTGGTTGCGTTTGCTGCATTCGTTCATGTTCGGCAGACCCGCTGGAACCACCAGGACTAGGCCCGGGTACAATACTAGGTGATCTCCTTTCTTGCCCCGTTACAGGACTCATGTACCTTCCACTAGTATCCACGTATGTGTATTCTCTAGAAGGGGGCCTATGGTACGTCGGCGCCACGTCATATCCGGGTGGCGGCGCCGGTTCTAGGAAGCCATTGGGCGTGTAAGGAGTGTAATGGTACGATAGTGGTTTATATTGATGGAAGATATTGTCGGCCGTGAGGAACCTATCATCCAAAGGCGGCGGGGCATAATGTAAGGCGGGAGCTGGAGGGTATTCTCCGTATGGTGCGGTGTAGGCACCGTTTAGGTTAGTATACGCTGCTGCGACGGCATCAGCGGCTAGATAGTCTACAGCAGGCGGAGCAGGGGTGGAAGGCACCCGTCTTTTATTCCGACAGGTGGAAAGGAAGTCTCGGAGTTGTGTTTTGTAGCGTCGCGCGTTTCGGGGAGGGGTGGTCACGGTAGACTCGCAGCCTGAAAGCTGTTCCGTTTCCGAAAAGTACAGACTTGTAAGTCCCGTGTCCAAGTAGCTGACTTTGAAGTCCATGGTCCGCTTGCCGAGGAGGTCGCGGCCTTCTTCCTCCCTGTAAACAGACAAACATTTCCAGTGAGTAAAGTCTCAACTGTCaaccattattatttatatttacacatAATTGCTCAATCAATATTGACAAATATGCCAATTTGAAAACATACAACGGCAACGTCTTACTCACATCAAGGGCCTATGTGTGCTAATAACGAAGTCGGGCTTGGAGTTTTTATAAACCAGCCGCGATGAGGTCTGGAGCCACTGCCACTGCCCTTCTTTGGTCTGGAAGCGGTACGCGATCATGCCGGAAGCACCCGTTTTTAATACTGAAACAATGTTTTCCAGATTCATATGTGTAACTTAAAACATGTCAGCTggaaaaataatgatttaatcttatttatttatttatttaatcttattgcataaatgaaaatacaaacgtacaaaaggcggacttaatgctacaatgcattctctaccagtcaaccttcgggcaaagcagataacttgtaggcggtgataattataattatgaatagTAGCAAATATTTTTACTTCAAAATAAGTGTTTGTAACCATTTAAGAATTTCTTGATTCTTTCCAAAGAcaggttattttttattattagtatttgtttaaatgaaagcaaagtttgttttaaaacaaattaattaaaaataagacGATCGGAAAActttataataaatacttacattcTTGATGAGCGCTGGCCACATAGGCTAGATCATCGTAATGTACTAAGTCGTAACCCCCCATGTTTCCCAGCTCTGCGTCCGTGTACCCTAAAAGCATCTTACCCCTGgaaacatacaaaaatatgcaTTCAAGGTTTTCTACAtttaaggtattttttttattatacctcATTGTTCCAAACAAACGTGTCGTATTGAAACAAACGAGACCAATTAATTGTAATGCTGCGCAGTGCGCACTGGTTGAGTATTGCCTTGTATAAGTAGATGTTCTAATCtaaaacatattatatgtaatacttaCCTTTGATCCATAGACACGAGCGAAAGATCTAGTTTGTGCTTGCTCTTGAACATGACCTCCTTCTGAGGAATTTCCAGTAAGCTTGGTGGTCCAAAGGGGGCACAAATTGCAAACAACGCTAGCGGTGGTTCTTCCGTCTTTTTATTCTGCCCGTGTAGGATCTTGACTCGGCCCCGGATGTCTAGCCTCTGCGGAAGGTAAAaagattatattaatatttttacataccCTCCATAACAAAGTAATCTAATGTGGAATTTGTCAAAATTCGAAAAGTCATCTTAATATTATAtctgttaataataaatagtattaatgtTAATTGTAATTATTGTCTATctaataagtacttataattTCCAATATACTAGGAAATGTTCCCCTTATAGTAGCTCCATTATAATAATTCACATGTAGCAAAACTActaagattagattagatttatttatttcacaatatatgattacagtacaaattacattaatgtcaatttataagaatctatattgtgatcgtcagaaataggtacatttaaataatagaaagatgcttaatccaaataaattcataatatgaaaaataaaaaatcacctgagaaggatcgtcaaataataacaataattaaacgaaaacaatgtcaaaaataggaacgcgattataaattatacagttaTGTCAAAAAATTCACTTATTGAATATAATGGGTTGTCCAGTAAAAAGTTTCTCAATCGACGCTTGAATGTTGTATCGGATGTTTCCATCCTTATTTCTGCAGGTAATCGCTCATAATAAGTACGGGAAGTTCTTTGTTATGGTCAAACTCAAATTTCAAATCGAATTCATTATATGTAGTTACTACTGTTGTCATTTAAGCGACGAGAAATTTTAAGAAAATTCATTACATATAGTGAAATAGGATGATCAATGTATCTTTATTACAAGATCGTTGTGTATTAAATactgcttattaataaaatcaacacaaataggtactacacatattttatattttttaaggatctcaaaACATCATGCAAATATAGCTTTTTGTACGATTATCTTGAATAAGCATGGCAGTATGAATTGTTTTAAACTTAAAGGAAAAATTAATTTGACTTTTGATATGAAGGTTTTGATTCATATGTTGCTTGTTGCTTGTTGTACTTTATATCCTCACATGTTTGGAGATAAACACTATATGTATAAGCCTTGGCAAGAACAGCAATTCATGAATTCATCTTCTTTATCGGATagaataatgtactatttataaatacttaccaAGAACCCCGAAGTATTGTCTAGCAGGCACCTAAACCGTACAGTAAAGCTTCTCTCCAGAAGATGCGCTCTTTCAGGCCTCAAAACATCTTGGAGCGTCAGATTGCTGACTTCAGGAGGTAGGAAAGAGTTCCACAGCAGCTGCCGCTGCAGCTCTTCTCGGTCCTCAGAGTGGACTAGCTCGTAGACCGACTGGTGTACTATGTCTGACTGGAATAGAAAGAAGTGTTTGAGGGCTATGATTTATGCAACCGATGGATCACTAAAAACccaaatattacacaaaaacgATTACGATTATATTACTTTATCTAATAAAAAGCACACTAAAACAATAAATGAACAATAACTTGAGGTAGACTCCAAAAAAACTGAGTCATCATCCAAccataaatcaataaaatacgAAATAGCCCTAAATAATCGATTTAAACTCTATCATCAAATCATCTGTAACGAAGATGGACATATTAATTCCATACTCAATAATGCAAATGTCAATGTTAACAATAATGAATTAGGGTGTAATATTGATTGGGGTTGGACAgtttatgttaaaaaaacagCGCTTTAACACATCATGTAACAAAGACCGTGTAAATATGGATAATGCAGCGTGCTGCAAGGAACTAATTGAAAATCAATGGGGTCGCTCAGGGCAGGGTACTAGGGCCCGGTGACATGTAAATGATTCATACACAAAACCCCAAAAGGTTAGTGAGAGTGGGGGAACATATTGCAGGCATAAAACGTCAGAGGATGATTTGTTGGGTAATTGCTTTTGGGGTAGCCGTTGCTATGGAGTAAAGCTGTGTTTTGTTGATATCCCTTTGTTTTTGCAACAAGGTTTGAAATATCGGTCGATGTGGTAATCTTGtacgattttattattatatgagAACCGTATTTATGACTCGACATAAAATGTCCCATGCTTTGGAATACAGAATCTATTTTGACACTCATGTCGTGCCGAAGTTATAGGGATTGGACTGGGCTAGACAGTAAAGCCAGTCTAATAGCGAAAATACGGCAATCGCTGTTCTCTAATAATATGCATCCATGGACATCCATTTTTGCAtgattacagttttatattgtCATGGTGAACTTGAGAACACGTTTGGTCAaagggtccctttgtttcacataaagttttaagtcataatgtattgtttgtcatattatcagtAGTCCTAAAATTAAGACCGTTaatttttcaggattttcgtaaggttatcccaTAGATAGGTTAGCTTacgttaggtttgttttatggcaatcttgaaaagttacgcgtttctaaaCCAAACCTATTATgtctaacgaaaatgcggacaaacaatacattatgagttAAAACTTTCTgggcaacaatagacacccaccAAACATTCGGCACTAATGCGCTGTAAGAcaacattatacatataatataactcCATGCGCACATTTCCAACgagaaaaaaactaaaaaaaaaacagaaaagtaAAATGTGTTTGACATTGTAtacctaaattatttattattattatgttgcaTTTATGAGAAAATCACCCAACTAACAAAGAAGCGTAAAAGGAGCCATCTGACCTCATTTATAATGGAGAGTGAAACATCAAGTTAGGAGGTGTAATGGCCGATCGATACGCCACCTGGTGCGCTCCTGACTCAGAAACGATATCGCACAGGAGTGCCACGAAAAGAAAACAATCGAGTCAAGGCAAAATAGACtacataatgtattttttctcaaaaatggacggcaaagtcaacgttgccggttaaaaaattggtcgcgaagttcgtagtttatggtcagtcaaaaaattaaaaagttaaaaacattgcagtctcgatttcgggactgcaatgttacatacaaattccattatttaacgagttccaaactttttaaaactttaaatggccatatcaaataaaggcataggtccattaaacagacaaacagatgatcagcacttattattataatcttggtaccgcgactacttatttaggtgtctcaaataggttggcgtattttcagcagaaaaatacacttctttttttttaaggcggcaaagcatatattttcaatggttttacttttttctgtgataattagaccgttgctctggtaaataatttctattattaaattgtacaacgggacttaatcgcgtatctaagttttacgATTTACCtacgacgtttcgaggacggcgttgtccccgtggtctcggagaagactggcttaagttgacatcagcatcttctaaccgcgcgagtttttcgaactacccgcacttggtcttgtttatccgcttgaacgttttgcgcactaggtgaacaagtctgccgtggctgagcatttactggagtcaggaccaaaccactggattgagctgcataaccctaaaatcctgtccacggatcgtcatttctacagtaggaaagtacgggaagccattgaaatcaaaaaacatagtaatttcaatcgggacgagggtttcaagatctcatccacatggaatccagtcattagtaaatgtaagcgtaaacgaatatcgacagttgataaatcgaatatcgttaatGTTGTGtttcgacagagtgacatccctagtgcgcaaaacgttcaagcggataaacaagaccaagtgcgggtagttcgaaaaactcgcgcggttagatgatgctgatgtcaacttaagccagtcttttccgagaccacggggacaacgccgtcctcgaaacgtcggaggtaaatcttaaaacttagatacgcgattaagtcccgttgtacaatttaataatgtgtaaaaatcgtgaaagtttaaatcagtgttaataatttctatttcttgcaccatttttgagaaaagcactatatatgattcggctggaaggctacttgctggcttgagattcaattaaacggactcccaaggtcgtccgtttaaaactaatcctcagccagcaagtagctacttccgaactaatacattattgtcgagacaataatgtactattgttgttacatttataagaaatataaacctttaataatgttttattaaagttaaagGGATGATAGACAAACGCAGATCGAGGGATTACCGGACCCCCTCTATTTAGCTCGACGTACCCCGGGCACGTGCACACACCAGGAAGTAGCAAGTACCGGCCGATTTAATGATTCCAAAATCGATTTGTTTAATCACCAGATAGGTCTACTGACAAAGAATATAGCGATAGAAGAGGCATTGTGTATAATAAACTTAAAACGAAGCGATGTCTAGCTGAACTAAACGCATAATTACACACATATTTTTTCTTAATATGAACATTGCTTTCAGCTGCTATTTCGCATGTAATAAGCTATTTATGAAAACGAGTAAAACTATGTCTAATAAGGCATGCGAATATTTAAGCAATGCACTAATAAGCAGAAGAttgttaatataattttattactggCTTAGAAAAAGTGTTTACAAGTAAAACAAGACAAAAGATAGCCTTAAGCTGCTTACATATAACTTGCGCTAATTACAACAATTATAGCCTTTTTATAGTTCTGAGTTTTATGAGAGGCATTGACATTCTATAAACATTTAATCTATGCTAAATACTCAGCCAGGTAACGAAATAACTCGGTTGCCTCGAGCATAAACAAAAGCAAGCGGGGGAATAAAATTTATACCATGCTCCTTTAGTGAAAGTTTTATTATAAGGGGTCGGATTTGGAGCGAAATTGGGGTTTTTACTTCTGATAGCAATATTTCACCGCGGGCTTTATTAGCCGTAATGCGGAGGGCATTTATTAATGAGcaagtttttaaaaagcggccttTTTGTCACGTTTTTTTTCGTGTTGTGTTTTAGGGTTCCTTTCGATACTTGAATATTAGGCATAATGGAACTTACGATATTTTACCATGAATTTTCAATCTGGTTTTCCACTATTAGATGTTACGGCAATTATGCACAGGAGGCAGAATAGTGGTACATTTTAGAACAACACACCTCAACTTGATGTCCCTCGGTATGTACTAATGGTCgttgtttagtttagttttctgCAATAATCATTTTACATGTATTTGCGGACGGATAACGCAAAAAGGATAAGaaatatgcaaataaataaaaacagaatGCCGAAAATTAGATAATGCATATACCtaaactatattattattttcattcccACAATAATGGTAACTATTTTattcatatacataatatacttaGTTACTTATAATTCTATAAACAGCACAGTTCACAGTGATATGATTTAGTAAACTACCTATCGGAATAATACATCGCGCAACAAAAATAAGTAATGTCTACTGTGTACAATTGCTTTAAAGACATCAAAGGAAAAAAGGAATTTTAATGTTTTGTAAATCTAATAACGGTAGTAATTGCGTTAAATAcaatttatgtatattattatacgttATACTATACGttatattatacgtcataattcaaCGGAACCCTTGAAGCAATGATATTGTTTTCCTTTTTATTACTAGTCCGATAAAAAGCTTaaccgataaaatggggtggTTACTGCAAAGGTTTATCGtcgaatataatatttttattgcaagaaaaagttttgtgaataagagattaaaaatgttacttgtttaagtatttgacatttagtgaaAATAATTTAGTTGGTTTCGTTTCTTTTATATTCTACATATTTCCTTATAACCAGGTATATACTGTTTAATAATGTCATGACacagttaattaataattttattttattttatacaacaaaAAAGTTAATACGCTGcatatttttacattaaaaatgtAACTAAATTTTCAACTTAAATGTAACAAAGCCTAAAATTATATAAGTAACTCATAAAATTTAAAGCAAAatgtatttacctatacaaaagTAGTTCCTTATTTAGAGATTAATCACCGCAAGTTTCGTGATTAGCAACAATTAGGGTTAATTACCACTAAATCAAATTAACCAGTGACAAATTAAACTAGCTATGAAGTGAAGGTTTTTTTCAGCCACCGACAGCAGAAAATAACTGAAACTTTTGTTAGTCGGCGGGGAACAAAGGTGTAACCATAAAGATTTAGACATACATTTTCGAAACAATTGGCACTATTTGGAACTAAAGAAATTATGAGCATAttcaatatatgtaggtatattttgaaaaagtctCGCCATTTAGCGGCCAAGTTCTTCGTTTCGATACATTTATATACCTGGTCTTAAAAACCACATGCACGCGATGAagaaaactaaagtctatttttttattcggtagactaaaatgacatttcatagtgtgaacataaaatatcatttcatactatgaaatgtcattttagtctaccgattaaaaaaatagactttacgaagacgtaaataaaaagttatttttagggttccgtacccaaagggtaaaaacgggaccctattactaagactccgctgtccgaccgtccgtccgtccgtccgtccgtctgtcaccaggctgtatctcacgaaccgtgatagctagacagttgaaattttcacagatgatgtatttctgttgccgctataacaacaaatactaaaaacagaataaaataaagatttaagtggggctcccatataacaaacgtgatttttgaccgaagttaagcaacgtcgggcggggtcagtacttggatgggtgaccgtttttttgcttgttttttttgcttgttttgctctatttttgttgatggtgcggaaccctccgtgcgcgagtccgactcgcacttggccggttttttttagagTAGGTGCCTAcattaagtataggtatagtTATAAATAGACCGACACATTAATTTAAATGGATGATGGTAGGTACGTATCACGGGAGCGTGGGCGAAAGATTTTTAACGATCAGACAAGCTCGGCCTTTGGGATGATTAGAGCATCCCTTTAGATTTTATTATCTGTACCtatttctatacatctcatGTCAATTGATGGTCCTTATGAGCTTATGATAGTTCCTTTAATTATCTCTTTGTTGGGCTTGATTTAAAATGAATTGAAGATATAGGTTTTCCTTTTTGTTTTTACTagaacatttctaaataaattaagctACACTTTCGGAAAATTgctacaaacattttacgtgacagctactCCGTATGAAAATGAACTGTCATACGTCCTTTTCTCGCTCTGAATACTTTTCAGTTTCAAGTTTATGaaatgtataggtatgtatgttagtgtatagtaaggtatttgtaatatagcCCTTGTTGcatgatttaaattttaaataaataaataaatagggccattattcgacgcgagaggtgcGAGTATAATATTCGCCAGAAGTGATACTGCACTAGTGCCGAGAATGACGCGAGCTCTTGAGAATGAGTAGTTGTGATGGGTAGTCGCCACCCACTAACCTGGTGGAAGCCGAGGTAGCTCTCTATGCTGTGGGTCGCGAAGAACACCTCGCCTTCGCATGTGAGGATCATCAGGAAACCGTTCAGCGCCTgaaaatttatattatacatttgataaaaatacatattgcaggtatgataaaaaaatattatgttagTAGGTGGCCCCTTACGGGCTGTTTCACAAATGAATTGAAAAATTTACAGTGATatcgtataggtacatatagtgtCATGAAactgaaatattttatatttctttaCGTGTTTGGATTAGTGGAAAATTATATCTTGTGCCTAGGTACAGTAGCCGCCAAATATATCATAGCGAATAATTTTGTTTTCTTATAAAAAGACGCATTAGGCTTTGCGTTCCTATTTGAAGTAGTCATACAGAAGTTAATTCAATTGAGACCTTCCGACGGTGGACGAGGGGCGACGAGTTTTTCCTAAAGGCACGAGTTGGCAATTTCCCGCTGACGCTTGAGTTATGAACGCTGCCGACTGAAATGCCGTGCGTCCACTGACTCACGTTAAACATATGGTTAACTTATTAAAGATAATCCATTTACGTTTGGCAGCCAGCTGACACCTAGCCTATGGCGACCGTGCTTAAAAACCACAATCGCCATCAATTTGGCCCCTTTCATCAAAATCGGCTTACTTAACACGCCATAGTTCAATACTTAAGTATAAAATCAATGAAAAATAaggttttcattatattttatgacaaaaattacttatgaaaatgaaaattacatttgttcTTTTAGATTATAAAAGACTTCATATGAATGAAATTATAAAGTTACAAGAAAGATTATTTACAGGAAGCCTGTGGCGCCTGTGGAAACGCGTACTCggccaaaacctaaaatattcGCTCCCACAACTATTTATTgccccttcggccgtgtacgtaaccgacctttcgtaactggtaacgaaggaagaaaaaatgatctttgtatgatactggtttcgaataaagatcatttttttctcgtacgtaatcagtcaccatctttcgaaggtggttcgtaaccagttacatagtaagaattaattttcttaatacGATCCTTCGCCTAGACTAAGTAAGGACTAGATTACATAACGACTATGTGAGCAAAACCAACTTAATTTCATCAGGTCTTGGTTGTAAAATGTCTAATTTTGTAAACCGTCTTAATCGATACATTCCTGAGTTGAAGATTAGACTTAACTAGCTCTTTTGTATGTATAACatcatttaatatgtctgtggggCATTGCTTAGAAATTTtacgttttaattaggtacatattatagcacatgtaatttttttcatttcctTACCTTTAGTTTAAAGTTATACTTGTAGACTACTATTTTGATGCTGATTGTTCCATTAATTATTCCATCGCcgattttcaatataaatatgtcgcagaccgtctattatgatttatgacggctgcgtttgatggaatgtcaagtattgaaatagtctatgcttgagtgtgtttgactgcgatacagtgacttttatttgaatgacctgaacagcttctttaatggattggttcctggctgattctgcggacagcccgaaatgagatggcatcctgagtggaaccgtcagtcagatttgaattggaaaagtgtcgcagtcaacctcactacattcctataattaatattttatgaaatctatCGT contains these protein-coding regions:
- the LOC134648317 gene encoding aryl hydrocarbon receptor; this encodes MHKDKEELHGHRREHSAYDHVMPDGEMFLQALNGFLMILTCEGEVFFATHSIESYLGFHQSDIVHQSVYELVHSEDREELQRQLLWNSFLPPEVSNLTLQDVLRPERAHLLERSFTVRFRCLLDNTSGFLRLDIRGRVKILHGQNKKTEEPPLALFAICAPFGPPSLLEIPQKEVMFKSKHKLDLSLVSMDQRGKMLLGYTDAELGNMGGYDLVHYDDLAYVASAHQELLKTGASGMIAYRFQTKEGQWQWLQTSSRLVYKNSKPDFVISTHRPLMEEEGRDLLGKRTMDFKVSYLDTGLTSLYFSETEQLSGCESTVTTPPRNARRYKTQLRDFLSTCRNKRRVPSTPAPPAVDYLAADAVAAAYTNLNGAYTAPYGEYPPAPALHYAPPPLDDRFLTADNIFHQYKPLSYHYTPYTPNGFLEPAPPPGYDVAPTYHRPPSREYTYVDTSGRYMSPVTGQERRSPSIVPGPSPGGSSGSAEHERMQQTQPAEVPRQTVLMWGAGGTAQEVPVEYSPPQVWRYHPSHYHTAEATQ